One genomic region from Dermacentor variabilis isolate Ectoservices chromosome 6, ASM5094787v1, whole genome shotgun sequence encodes:
- the LOC142584247 gene encoding uncharacterized protein LOC142584247, whose translation MPADETSCTHGHRVFVACLILLAPLLLFGFAALLWALVRAIVGTSSEPGPEVPPFCCPEAIGTIIMLSNLTVDPCDNFIGYACYKKNKNEVNRQAIVERALASSVLHPTLQGKLRSPVSDILRMHHESCLASAVGNLFTAEHAVKAVVDMFRRWSGTTSPHAVDLIKLVGLLHFRYYIFSVFRTDSVRWRERNETVFVIAALAAPHILTAGTSYPTEFTKVMFDTANSYAGLNITRVALTALVARLQAARNVFDEDIYAGDFSFLDEAFPNADMSSWKVILRNFPLIGMEDPSNIVGIVDVLVDKDATVQAAALVYFSVHTAWSLFAREITNMEVAASLVARAAFCGEEIVKLFPLWDVLLTQQMTSPDRDAIVLQLFHRVADAVLADAQVTFSAYLNSSEVRRVVRGVRVVLAVDMTAPYSHHLPDASDNYFENVLEFRDFHFQVRRINAARGLSGLHRLRHNLFQAFVSRAGSHIAISAGVYTLLNFNVTHRGNRTRVNGAAVNNAAVLGVLLADALWDALIDRKNWDFETGQKLVFHAYCRREILGRDLAPDLKHALLSLQSTARAVAAPGWHRRAPAFGYYHLSASQVFFMLFALHHSCQTLDLNDDDDGLSLSESIRYVGEFCRAFGCASQPRIDWATVCEEPSEDRRTGLQSHLSRKRGAKAVH comes from the exons ATGCCCGCTGACGAAACCTCGTGCACCCACGGTCACCGCGTTTTCGTTGCGTGCTTGATTCTGCTAGCACCGCTGTTGCTATTCGGCTTCGCGGCGCTCCTGTGGGCCCTGGTGCGCGCCATCGTAGGCACTTCGTCCGAGCCGGGCCCTGAGGTCCCGCCTTTCTGCTGCCCCGAAGCTATCGGAACGATAATCATGCTGTCCAACCTGACGGTGGACCCCTGCGACAACTTCATCGGCTACGCCTGctacaagaagaacaagaacgaGGTGAACCGCCAGGCGATCGTGGAGCGCGCGCTAGCCTCGTCCGTGCTTCACCCGACTCTTCAGGGCAAACTGCGCTCGCCTGTCAGCGACATCCTCAGGATGCACCACGAGAGCTGCCTCGCCTCCGCCGTCGGCAACCTGTTCACCGCGGAGCACGCAGTGAAAGCCGTCGTCGACATGTTTCGGCGCTGGTCGGGAACGACCTCGCCGCACGCCGTGGACCTGATCAAACTCGTCGGTCTGCTACACTTCCGGTACTACATCTTCAGCGTCTTTAGAACGGACAGCGTACGGTGGCGCGAAAGGAACGAAACGGTGTTCGTCATCGCCGCTCTCGCCGCGCCACACATACTGACTGCCGGCACTTCCTATCCCACAGAGTTCACGAAAGTCATGTTCGACACGGCGAACAGTTATGCAGGTCTTAACATCACTCGCGTCGCCTTGACGGCTTTGGTTGCGCGACTGCAAGCCGCACGCAATGTTTTCGACGAGGATATCTACGCGGGGGACTTTTCCTTCCTGGACGAAGCGTTTCCCAACGCAGACATGTCCTCGTGGAAGGTAATTCTGAGGAACTTCCCACTGATTGGCATGGAGGATCCCTCCAATATCGTGGGCATCGTAGACGTGCTCGTCGACAAGGACGCCACCGTACAGGCAGCGGCGCTCGTCTACTTTTCTGTCCATACGGCGTGGTCATTGTTTGCCCGAGAAATCACAAATATGGAGGTGGCCGCTAGCCTAGTGGCCCGGGCGGCTTTCTGCGGTGAGGAGATCGTGAAACTGTTTCCACTCTGGGACGTGTTGTTGACGCAGCAGATGACCAGTCCCGACCGAGACGCTATTGTGCTGCAGTTATTCCACAGAGTCGCCGACGCCGTGCTTGCGGACGCTCAAGTCACCTTCTCCGCATACCTAAACTCGAGCGAGGTTCGCAGGGTGGTGCGAGGCGTTCGCGTCGTATTGGCCGTGGACATGACAGCACCGTACTCGCACCACCTGCCCGACGCGAGCGATAACTACTTCGAAAACGTGCTGGAATTCCGCGATTTCCATTTCCAG GTGAGACGCATCAACGCTGCGCGGGGCCTCTCAGGGCTGCACAGGCTCCGACATAACTTGTTCCAGGCGTTTGTCAGCAGAGCGGGTAGTCATATCGCCATCTCGGCCGGCGTCTATACGCTCCTTAACTTCAACGTCACCCACAGAGGCAACCGCACCCGAGTCAACGGCGCCGCTGTGAACAATGCCGCTGTCCTTGGCGTCCTGCTCGCTGACGCTCTCTGGGACGCGCTGATCGACAGAAAGAACTGGGATTTCGAGACTGGTCAAAAACTGGTCTTTCACGCGTACTGTAGGAGAGAGATCCTCGGACGCGACCTGGCCCCCGATCTGAAGCACGCTCTGCTGTCGCTGCAATCCACGGCCCGCGCCGTTGCTGCTCCGGGTTGGCACCGGAGGGCGCCGGCGTTCGGCTACTACCATCTTTCGGCTAGTCAAGTATTCTTCATGCTTTTTGCCCTGCACCACTCGTGCCAGACTCTCGACTTAAACGACGACGATGATGGGCTGAGCCTGTCGGAGTCCATTCGGTACGTCGGAGAGTTCTGCCGTGCCTTTGGTTGCGCGTCGCAGCCGCGGATCGACTGGGCCACTGTCTGTGAAGAGCCTTCTGAAGACAGACGCACTGGGCTTCAGTCCCACCTATCACGGAAGCGTGGCGCGAAAGCTGTGCATTAG